A region of Phosphitispora fastidiosa DNA encodes the following proteins:
- the dnaJ gene encoding molecular chaperone DnaJ, with the protein MSKKDYYEVLGVDKDASEADLKKAFRKLARQYHPDVNPGDQEAEAKFKEVSEAYEVLSDPQKKAQYDQFGHAAFGNGAGEAGFGGGFQDFGGFGDIFDMFFGGSGGQRRRGPAKGADLRYNMEITFEEAAFGVEKDISIPKTEFCDKCEGTGAAPGSSPKKCTKCSGTGQVQFAQTTPFGRFVQSRVCETCQGEGVIIEKPCTKCGGKGTVRKTAKIHVRIPGGVDTGSRLRVAGEGEPGDRGGPRGDLYIYLQVKTHRTFRRDGNDVLSEVKVSFPQAALGDELEVPTLDGKVMLKIPEGTQSGTSFRLKGKGITDLHGYGRGDQHVKVIVVTPTKLTEEQRELLQKFAETSGEHPAGVERGFFDKVKDAFMG; encoded by the coding sequence ATGAGTAAGAAAGATTATTACGAAGTCCTTGGAGTGGATAAAGACGCTTCTGAGGCGGATTTAAAAAAGGCCTTTCGAAAATTGGCCCGCCAGTACCACCCTGATGTAAATCCGGGTGACCAGGAGGCAGAGGCCAAATTCAAAGAGGTAAGTGAGGCTTATGAAGTACTTTCCGACCCCCAGAAAAAGGCCCAGTATGACCAGTTCGGCCATGCGGCTTTCGGAAACGGGGCTGGTGAAGCCGGTTTTGGCGGTGGTTTCCAGGACTTTGGCGGCTTTGGAGATATTTTTGACATGTTTTTCGGAGGCTCAGGCGGTCAACGGCGCAGGGGACCGGCCAAAGGCGCCGACCTCAGGTATAACATGGAAATCACCTTTGAAGAGGCGGCTTTTGGTGTCGAAAAGGATATCAGCATACCCAAGACGGAATTCTGTGATAAGTGTGAGGGGACAGGAGCAGCGCCAGGGAGTTCTCCCAAAAAGTGTACCAAGTGCAGCGGGACCGGTCAGGTCCAATTTGCGCAGACCACACCCTTTGGGCGTTTTGTCCAGTCAAGGGTATGTGAAACCTGTCAAGGTGAAGGTGTTATTATTGAAAAGCCTTGCACCAAGTGTGGCGGGAAGGGAACGGTCAGGAAAACAGCCAAGATTCATGTCAGGATTCCCGGCGGGGTGGATACCGGTTCCAGGCTCCGGGTTGCCGGTGAGGGTGAACCCGGGGATCGCGGCGGCCCCAGAGGCGACCTATATATCTATCTTCAGGTGAAAACACATCGGACCTTTAGGCGAGATGGCAATGATGTGCTTAGTGAGGTGAAGGTTTCCTTCCCCCAGGCAGCCCTCGGCGACGAGCTTGAGGTGCCTACCCTTGACGGCAAAGTTATGTTAAAGATTCCGGAAGGGACACAGTCGGGTACATCCTTCCGCCTGAAAGGCAAGGGTATCACAGACCTGCATGGCTATGGCCGCGGTGACCAGCATGTTAAGGTTATTGTGGTCACACCTACTAAACTGACCGAGGAGCAGAGGGAGCTTTTGCAAAAGTTTGCCGAGACTTCCGGGGAGCACCCTGCAGGAGTTGAACGGGGTTTTTTTGACAAGGTAAAGGATGCGTTCATGGGATAA
- the hrcA gene encoding heat-inducible transcriptional repressor HrcA, giving the protein MTLDERKKKVLQAIIRDYISTAEPVGSRTIAKKYELGVSPATIRNEMADLEELGYIEQPYTSAGRIPSDKGYRYYVDCLMGKKKLSEQEEGIILGGYKAKVKDMGTVLRQTNSILSGITNYTSIVMGPQFTTSNLRYVQLVPLDSSRALVLVVTDSGLVQNKILELPQSVNEVDLQKISQVMNAKLQGVSLDQIKLTLIKEIYYELSKHKHIFEAAMDMIQETLDLNHEEKVYLAGTLNILNQPEFRDLTRVRTLLSLLEQDKILKEILNDGSHAETGISVTIGAENRVDGLQDCSTITATYQIDGRTIGSVGIIGPTRMDYEKAVCIVEFMTSHLSKIMKDFYNH; this is encoded by the coding sequence ATGACCTTGGATGAACGAAAAAAGAAGGTGCTCCAGGCTATCATCAGGGATTATATCAGTACCGCTGAACCGGTAGGTTCCAGGACAATTGCCAAGAAGTACGAACTTGGGGTCAGTCCGGCAACCATAAGAAATGAAATGGCTGATCTCGAAGAACTGGGTTATATTGAGCAGCCGTACACCTCGGCAGGAAGGATACCTTCAGATAAGGGGTATCGTTACTACGTGGACTGTCTGATGGGCAAAAAGAAACTCTCTGAACAGGAAGAGGGTATTATCCTGGGCGGATACAAGGCCAAGGTTAAGGATATGGGGACGGTCCTCAGGCAGACCAATAGCATTCTCTCGGGGATAACCAATTATACTTCTATAGTAATGGGACCCCAGTTTACCACCAGTAATCTGAGATATGTTCAGCTGGTGCCCCTGGACAGCAGCAGGGCCCTGGTACTGGTAGTCACCGACAGTGGATTGGTGCAGAATAAAATACTGGAGCTGCCCCAGTCTGTTAATGAAGTAGACCTTCAGAAGATAAGCCAGGTAATGAATGCCAAGCTCCAGGGCGTAAGTCTTGATCAGATAAAGCTGACTCTCATTAAAGAGATATATTATGAGCTTTCCAAACACAAACATATTTTTGAAGCCGCCATGGATATGATTCAGGAGACTCTGGACCTTAATCATGAGGAAAAAGTGTACCTGGCCGGTACCCTGAATATTCTTAACCAACCCGAGTTCCGCGACTTAACCAGGGTCAGGACACTCTTGTCCCTGCTGGAACAGGATAAGATATTGAAGGAAATCTTAAATGATGGCAGTCATGCCGAAACAGGGATATCGGTCACCATAGGCGCCGAAAACAGGGTTGACGGTCTGCAGGACTGCAGCACTATTACGGCAACCTACCAGATAGACGGCAGGACCATAGGTTCTGTCGGAATTATCGGGCCTACCCGGATGGATTATGAAAAAGCGGTCTGTATTGTTGAATTTATGACCAGCCATCTGTCAAAAATAATGAAGGACTTTTACAATCATTGA
- the rarD gene encoding EamA family transporter RarD, whose protein sequence is MDEKDQRKIYLRGIAYTVAAFTAWGILPLYWKALKQVPAGEILAHRIFWSFVFAAAALFIYGRRHEFISMLSIRPNRVYALVCAGLISANWFTYIWAVNAGHVVEASLGYYINPLFSVFLGVVVLKEKLNFWQVCSILLAAAGVAVITVTYGRIPWIALILTLTFGTYGLIKKVADIESLMGLTLETVVIAPAALGYIIFKQAAGTGNLGYSLSLAALLVFSGIVTGLPLLWFAKGAQVVPLSTVGLTQYLAPTITLFLGVFVFREPFTVVEAISFGLIWVALLIYSLSGMKWMYRLQPRLFKKAGM, encoded by the coding sequence TTGGATGAGAAGGACCAGCGGAAAATCTATCTTCGGGGAATAGCATATACAGTTGCAGCATTTACCGCATGGGGGATTCTGCCATTATACTGGAAGGCTTTAAAACAGGTTCCGGCAGGTGAAATACTGGCCCACAGGATTTTCTGGTCCTTTGTCTTTGCGGCGGCGGCTTTATTTATTTACGGACGCCGCCATGAATTTATCAGCATGCTCTCAATAAGGCCGAACCGGGTTTATGCCCTGGTATGTGCCGGTCTTATCAGCGCTAACTGGTTTACCTATATATGGGCGGTTAATGCAGGCCATGTAGTGGAGGCAAGCCTGGGTTACTATATAAACCCTCTTTTCAGCGTCTTTCTGGGTGTCGTAGTGCTGAAGGAAAAGCTCAATTTCTGGCAGGTGTGTTCCATTTTACTGGCTGCAGCCGGTGTGGCAGTTATCACCGTTACCTATGGCAGGATACCATGGATTGCCCTGATCCTGACACTGACCTTTGGGACTTACGGATTAATCAAAAAGGTTGCCGATATAGAATCCCTTATGGGGCTCACCCTGGAAACAGTGGTCATCGCTCCGGCCGCGCTCGGCTACATAATATTTAAACAGGCAGCCGGTACGGGAAATTTGGGATACTCCCTCAGCTTGGCGGCGTTGCTGGTTTTCTCGGGGATAGTGACAGGCCTTCCCCTATTATGGTTTGCCAAAGGAGCTCAGGTTGTCCCTCTGTCTACAGTCGGGTTGACTCAGTACCTGGCTCCAACCATAACCCTGTTTTTGGGAGTATTCGTATTCAGAGAACCATTTACAGTTGTCGAAGCCATCAGCTTTGGCCTTATCTGGGTGGCGCTCCTGATTTATTCCCTTTCAGGGATGAAGTGGATGTACCGGCTGCAGCCGCGCTTGTTTAAAAAAGCAGGGATGTGA
- the dnaK gene encoding molecular chaperone DnaK, whose product MSKVIGIDLGTTYSCMAVMEGGEATVIPNAEGSRTTPSVVAFSKTGERLVGQVAKRQAVTNPDGTVMSIKRHMGSDYKVNLNGKEYSPQEVSAMILQKLKADAEAYLGEKVEQAVITVPAYFSDSQRQATKDAGKIAGLEVLRIINEPTAAALAYGLEKGEDQTILVYDLGGGTFDVSILELGEGVFEVKATSGNNRLGGDDFDDRIMAWMVSEFKKESGIDLANDKMAMQRLKEAAEKAKIELSGVTSTNVNLPFITADQSGPKHLDLTLTRAKFEDLIADLIEKTMEPTRQALSDAGFSADKLDKIILVGGSTRVPAVQAAIKKVTAQESHKGVNPDEVVALGAAIQGGVLAGEVKDVLLLDVTPLSLGIETLGGVFTKLINRNTTIPTSKSQMFSTAADNQTSVEIHVLQGEREMAAYNKTLGRFQLTGIPPAPRGIPQIEVKFDIDANGIVHVSAKDMASGNEQKITITSSGGLNDQDIEKMVKEAEAHAAEDAKKKEEVDTRNQADSLVYQAEKTVKDFGDKADKGLVDKVNQAADALKEALKGSDLELIKNKSEELTKPLYELTTAMYQQTAQAEGQGGPGAGNPGGAGSQADDNVVDAEFKEVNDDSK is encoded by the coding sequence ATGAGTAAAGTAATTGGAATTGACTTAGGTACTACATATTCCTGTATGGCGGTTATGGAAGGCGGGGAAGCCACAGTTATCCCAAATGCAGAGGGTTCCAGGACTACACCTTCTGTCGTGGCCTTCTCCAAGACCGGGGAGCGCCTGGTCGGCCAGGTAGCCAAACGACAGGCCGTAACCAACCCCGACGGTACCGTGATGTCCATAAAGAGACATATGGGCTCAGATTACAAAGTAAATCTAAACGGAAAAGAGTACTCCCCCCAGGAAGTGTCAGCAATGATTCTGCAGAAACTGAAGGCAGACGCTGAAGCTTACCTCGGAGAAAAAGTGGAACAGGCTGTAATCACCGTTCCGGCCTATTTTTCCGACAGCCAGCGCCAGGCTACCAAAGATGCCGGTAAAATTGCCGGCCTTGAAGTTCTCCGGATCATTAATGAACCTACTGCAGCAGCTTTGGCATACGGCCTCGAAAAAGGTGAAGACCAGACTATCCTGGTTTATGACCTGGGCGGGGGAACCTTTGATGTGTCCATACTTGAACTTGGTGAAGGTGTTTTTGAGGTTAAAGCTACCAGCGGCAATAACCGTCTTGGTGGAGATGACTTTGATGACAGGATTATGGCATGGATGGTCAGTGAGTTTAAGAAAGAAAGCGGCATTGACCTGGCTAATGACAAGATGGCCATGCAGCGCCTTAAAGAGGCTGCCGAGAAAGCTAAGATCGAACTTTCCGGTGTTACCAGCACCAATGTCAACCTGCCCTTTATCACTGCTGACCAGTCAGGCCCAAAGCACCTTGACCTGACACTGACCAGGGCTAAATTTGAAGATTTGATTGCAGACCTGATCGAAAAAACCATGGAACCCACCAGGCAGGCCCTGTCTGATGCCGGGTTTAGCGCCGACAAGCTTGATAAGATCATTTTGGTGGGAGGCTCAACAAGGGTACCGGCGGTCCAGGCTGCTATTAAAAAGGTAACCGCACAGGAATCCCACAAAGGTGTTAACCCTGATGAGGTAGTAGCCCTCGGCGCTGCCATCCAGGGTGGCGTTCTGGCAGGAGAAGTGAAGGATGTCCTGCTGCTGGATGTTACTCCCCTGTCCCTGGGAATTGAGACTCTTGGCGGGGTGTTTACCAAGCTGATAAACAGGAATACCACGATACCGACTTCCAAGAGCCAAATGTTTTCAACTGCCGCTGATAACCAGACTTCGGTGGAGATCCATGTCCTGCAGGGCGAACGGGAGATGGCTGCATATAACAAGACTCTGGGCAGATTCCAACTGACCGGAATTCCCCCGGCGCCAAGAGGCATTCCTCAGATTGAGGTTAAATTTGATATCGATGCCAATGGAATTGTTCATGTTTCCGCAAAGGATATGGCTTCCGGAAACGAACAAAAAATAACGATAACTTCCTCAGGCGGTTTAAATGATCAGGATATTGAAAAGATGGTCAAGGAAGCTGAAGCTCATGCCGCAGAGGATGCCAAGAAAAAAGAAGAAGTAGACACCAGGAACCAGGCTGATTCACTGGTTTATCAGGCCGAGAAAACCGTAAAGGATTTTGGTGATAAGGCAGATAAAGGATTGGTGGATAAGGTCAACCAGGCAGCTGATGCGCTTAAGGAAGCCCTTAAGGGCAGTGATCTTGAGCTTATCAAGAATAAATCAGAAGAGCTTACTAAGCCGCTTTATGAGCTGACAACTGCTATGTACCAGCAAACCGCACAGGCAGAGGGCCAGGGAGGTCCGGGAGCGGGTAATCCGGGCGGTGCCGGGAGCCAGGCAGATGACAATGTGGTTGATGCCGAGTTCAAGGAAGTAAATGATGACAGCAAGTAA
- a CDS encoding TCP-1/cpn60 chaperonin family protein, whose translation MSLKQQAAKGADVDERLSALITNSNAIRAIASAVEGTLGPKGLDTMLVDRFGEVVITNDGVTILTTMEANHPAAKMLINIARAQQAEIGDGTTSATVMAGALVGEGVEQVSKGVPVTRVIEGIRTGIKKALELMRERAVSIKGLEDPVLKQVALIAGRDHEDIADLVVAAAGMTGEEKLKDPSFKLSEAIFSEEGADNEVFMGVILNKERISKHMPAEVSEARVLIIDDALEPEELEDEALATEAGFARYQELQEEFRNNLNKIVEMGVKVVLVDRGIDSFAEEVLTDAEIMAVQRVSNKELRKAAEHTGARPIKRTGLRKEAADLAKYLGRAERVFENEKLEHIRILGGGGKPMATILVGAATEEVVGERARIAKDAAASVQASVKGGIVPGGGSIELALAREVEKVRENVRGMAVYGIDCVVEALQRPFFQIVANSGFNPLEKIGDVVAAQLKEGRESLAIDCDTGDVADMFALGVADPALVKIHALKAAGEIAEAILRIDTIIKKREDSGGQFGRDTIDNDELR comes from the coding sequence ATGAGTTTGAAGCAGCAGGCAGCAAAAGGAGCAGATGTGGATGAAAGACTTTCGGCTCTGATCACCAATTCAAATGCGATCAGGGCTATCGCCTCAGCAGTGGAAGGCACCCTTGGTCCCAAGGGGCTGGATACAATGCTTGTCGATAGGTTTGGAGAAGTGGTTATCACCAATGACGGGGTCACCATTCTCACCACAATGGAGGCCAACCACCCGGCAGCCAAAATGCTGATTAATATAGCCAGGGCTCAACAGGCGGAAATCGGTGATGGGACCACTTCGGCAACTGTAATGGCCGGGGCATTGGTGGGCGAAGGCGTGGAACAGGTATCCAAGGGGGTACCGGTAACCAGAGTGATTGAAGGTATCCGCACAGGGATAAAAAAAGCCCTGGAACTGATGCGGGAACGGGCCGTTTCTATCAAAGGCCTCGAGGACCCGGTGCTAAAACAGGTTGCTCTGATTGCCGGCAGGGACCATGAGGATATTGCCGATTTGGTGGTTGCAGCTGCCGGGATGACGGGTGAAGAGAAACTTAAGGATCCTTCATTCAAGCTCTCTGAGGCAATTTTTTCTGAAGAGGGGGCCGACAATGAAGTGTTTATGGGTGTTATCCTTAACAAGGAACGCATCAGCAAACATATGCCCGCTGAAGTATCAGAAGCCAGGGTACTTATTATAGATGACGCTCTTGAGCCCGAGGAACTGGAGGATGAAGCCCTGGCAACAGAGGCCGGGTTTGCCCGGTATCAGGAGCTTCAGGAAGAGTTCCGCAATAATCTGAATAAGATTGTGGAGATGGGTGTAAAGGTTGTTCTGGTAGATCGCGGTATTGACAGTTTTGCCGAAGAAGTGCTTACTGATGCTGAGATTATGGCAGTTCAGCGGGTATCCAACAAAGAACTCCGCAAGGCCGCTGAGCACACCGGAGCCAGGCCGATTAAGCGAACAGGTCTGCGTAAAGAGGCGGCAGATCTGGCAAAATACCTGGGCAGAGCTGAGCGGGTATTTGAGAATGAAAAGCTTGAGCACATAAGGATTCTTGGCGGCGGCGGGAAGCCTATGGCGACTATTCTGGTGGGCGCTGCCACTGAAGAGGTGGTTGGTGAAAGAGCAAGGATCGCCAAGGATGCTGCTGCATCTGTACAGGCTTCTGTTAAAGGAGGCATAGTACCTGGCGGAGGTTCCATTGAACTCGCTCTGGCGCGTGAGGTGGAGAAAGTCAGGGAAAATGTGCGGGGGATGGCGGTTTACGGTATTGACTGTGTTGTGGAAGCGCTGCAAAGACCCTTTTTTCAGATAGTTGCTAATTCAGGCTTTAACCCACTTGAAAAAATCGGTGATGTGGTTGCCGCTCAGTTGAAGGAAGGCAGGGAAAGCCTGGCGATTGACTGTGACACCGGAGATGTTGCAGATATGTTTGCCCTTGGGGTAGCGGATCCGGCGCTGGTAAAGATTCATGCCCTGAAAGCAGCCGGAGAGATTGCCGAAGCCATCCTGCGCATAGACACAATTATTAAGAAAAGAGAAGACTCCGGCGGGCAGTTTGGTAGGGATACAATTGATAATGACGAATTACGTTAA
- the grpE gene encoding nucleotide exchange factor GrpE: MTFKNKNNEDQGNTEEYLTEDCLKGGENQQDTGAEPERPEETAEDNNLKAKADEYLQLLQRVQADFDNFRRRTAQERQETAKYCSQRLATGLLPVLDNFERALKAEGEDLQGFRNGIELIYRQLRDVLEKEGVKPMDAVGSQFDPNLHEAVMQEQSDQYDDNVVMEELQKGYLLADRVIRPAMVKVAQN, translated from the coding sequence GTGACCTTTAAAAATAAAAACAATGAAGATCAGGGGAACACTGAAGAGTATCTAACTGAAGATTGTTTAAAGGGCGGCGAAAACCAACAGGATACCGGTGCCGAACCGGAAAGGCCGGAGGAAACTGCAGAGGATAACAATCTGAAGGCAAAAGCTGACGAATACCTGCAGCTGCTGCAGAGAGTACAGGCGGATTTTGATAATTTCAGGAGAAGGACTGCACAGGAACGCCAGGAAACGGCAAAATATTGTTCTCAAAGGCTGGCCACGGGCCTGCTGCCGGTTTTGGATAATTTCGAACGGGCCCTTAAGGCAGAGGGAGAAGACCTGCAGGGCTTCCGGAATGGCATCGAACTGATTTACAGACAGCTGCGGGATGTCCTGGAAAAAGAAGGTGTCAAGCCGATGGACGCTGTTGGCAGTCAGTTTGACCCCAACCTGCATGAGGCTGTTATGCAGGAACAGAGCGATCAGTATGACGATAATGTGGTCATGGAGGAGCTTCAGAAGGGTTATCTGCTGGCAGACAGGGTAATCAGGCCTGCCATGGTAAAGGTGGCCCAAAATTAG